The Synechococcus sp. CC9605 sequence CAGCCAGGGTGGCCCGGGTCTGCATCAACCTGCCCGGATGGGAGGACGTGCCACTGGCGGATTGGCTGGAGTCGAGGATCAATCGCCAGGTCACCCTGGCCAATGACGGCAACTGTGCGGTTGTGGGCGAAGCCTGGCTTGGGGCTGCCCGGGGTGTGGAGGATGTGGTGCTGCTCACCCTCGGCACCGGTGTGGGAGGTGGAGTGATCTTGAGGGGAGAGCTGCTTACCGGCCACAACGGCGCTGCAGCGGAACCAGGGCTGATCGGGGTGCAGCCCGATGGTCCCGCCTGCAACAGCGGCAACCGTGGCTCTCTGGAGCAGTTCGCCAGCATCACGGGCCTGCGGCGGTTGTGTGATCGCGACCCCCGCGAGCTCAGTGCGGAGGCCGATGCCGGTGATCCTGCGGCACTGGAGGTTTGGACTCTTTACGGCGAGCGCCTGGGCTGTGGTGTCGCTTCTTTGGTGTATGTGTTCACGCCGCAGTTGGTGTTGCTGGGTGGTGGCCTGGCTGGTGCCGCCCGCCACTTTCTGCCAGCGGTGCGCCGCGAGGTGGAGTCGCGGGTTCAGGCCGTCTCGCGGGAGGGCTTACGCATCGAAGCCGCCTGCCTGGGCAATGGTGCTGGACGCCTGGGGGCAGCGCGGCTCGCTCTGCAGCGGCTGAACGGGATGATGGCTCCAGATTGATTGCCTTGATGTCCAGCGTTCCAGAGCCTTCCGCCGCGCTGTTGCAGCGTGCCGTGGCTGTCCGCCGTGCTGCTGTTGATCTGGGGCAGACCGATGACGGCCAGCGGGCCCTGGCGCTCCAGGCCATGGCGGATGCGCTGACCGAGCGCGCAGCAACCATCCTCGCGGCCAACCGTGAAGACCTCGAACGCTCTGCTGGCGAGGGGCTGGCACCGGCCCTGATGGCTCGGCTGAAGCTGGACGACACCAAACTGGCTGCGGCCATTGATGGCGTGCGCAAGGTGGCAAGCCTCAGCGATCCGTTGGGTTGCCGTCAGTTGCACCGGGAGCTGGACCAGGGCTTGGTGTTGGAACGGGTTTCCGTGCCGCTCGGGGTGGTGGGTGTGATCTTCGAAGCCAGGCCGGATGCGGTGATGCAGATCGCCTCCCTGGCGATCCGCTCGGGCAACGGCGCTCTGTTGAAAGGGGGTAGTGAGGCCCGCTGCACCAATGAGGCTGTGATGGATGCCCTGCAGGCAGGCCTGGCGGCCAGTCCGGTGTCTGCCGATGCCCTGGCGCTGCTCACCACCCGTCAGGAAAGCCTGGCCCTGTTGCGTCTTGATGGCCTTGTGGATCTGATCATCCCTAGGGGAAGCAACGAGCTGGTGCGCTTCATCCAGGACAACACCCGCATTCCTGTGCTGGGCCATGCCGATGGGGTGTGTCATCTCTATGTGGATGCGGCGGCCGACATCGCGAAAGCCGTTCGCGTGGCGGTGGACAGCAAGAGCCAGTACCCCGCCGCCTGCAACGCCATTGAAACCTTGCTGGTGCACCGCTCCATTGCCCAGCCTTTTCTTGCCGCTGCGCTGCCAGCCTTCGCTGCTGCCGGAGTGAAGCTGCGGGGCGATGCCGAGAGCGTGGCCCTTGGCGTGGCGGAAGCGGCCACGGAGGAGGACTGGAGTACGGAGTATCTGGATCTGATCCTGGCGGTGAAGCTGGTGGATGATCTCGAGGCAGCCACCGATCACATCCGCTCCTACGGGTCCCGTCACACCGAGGTGATCCTGACGGAGGATGCCCAGACGGCGGATCGTTTTCTTGCGGCGGTGGATAGCGCAGGGGTGTATCACAACTGCTCCAGCCGCTTCGCTGATGGGTTCCGTTATGGATTCGGCGCTGAAGTGGGCATCAGCACCCAAACCCTTCCCCCCCGGGGACCTGTTGGCCTGGAAGGGTTGGTGACCTACCGCTATCGGTTGCGCGGCGAGGGCCACATCACTGCCGACTATGCCAACGGCAGCTGCGTCTTCACCCACATCGATCGGCCGCTCTGATGGATTGCATCGGTGTGCGGGAGCTGCGGTTGTGGGCCCACGTTGGGGTGTTGGAACACGAACGCCGGGATGGCCAGTGGTTCAGCCTTGATTTCAGTGTTCAGCTCGATCTGAAGGCTGCTGCCGTGGCCGACGATCTGACCCGGAGCCTGGACTACAGCGTGGCCATTCAGGCCCTGCAGGATCTGTCCCGGCAGATGCGTTGCCTCACGATCGAGCACTTCAGCGAGCAGATGCTGGATCGCTTGGAATCCCTGTATGGGGCCATGCCGATGTGGCTGCGGTTGACCAAATGCGCTGCACCGGTTCCAGGATTTAACGGTCGGGTGTTCGTGGAACGCTCGCGCCATGGCGGCAGATCAGCCCTGTGAGCATCCCGTTGGTGTTGGTGCATGGTCTCTGGGACACGCCCCGCCTGTTTCACCGATTGATTCAGGGGTTGGACCAGCCGGATCGCCCGTTGCTGGCGCCGCATCTGCCCCATGGTTTGGGGTGGGTTCCCCTGCGGGAGTTGGCCTCGCGCCTCGACCTGCACATTCAGCAACGCTTCGGGGCAGACACCAGAGTCGAT is a genomic window containing:
- a CDS encoding glutamate-5-semialdehyde dehydrogenase is translated as MSSVPEPSAALLQRAVAVRRAAVDLGQTDDGQRALALQAMADALTERAATILAANREDLERSAGEGLAPALMARLKLDDTKLAAAIDGVRKVASLSDPLGCRQLHRELDQGLVLERVSVPLGVVGVIFEARPDAVMQIASLAIRSGNGALLKGGSEARCTNEAVMDALQAGLAASPVSADALALLTTRQESLALLRLDGLVDLIIPRGSNELVRFIQDNTRIPVLGHADGVCHLYVDAAADIAKAVRVAVDSKSQYPAACNAIETLLVHRSIAQPFLAAALPAFAAAGVKLRGDAESVALGVAEAATEEDWSTEYLDLILAVKLVDDLEAATDHIRSYGSRHTEVILTEDAQTADRFLAAVDSAGVYHNCSSRFADGFRYGFGAEVGISTQTLPPRGPVGLEGLVTYRYRLRGEGHITADYANGSCVFTHIDRPL
- a CDS encoding dihydroneopterin aldolase encodes the protein MDCIGVRELRLWAHVGVLEHERRDGQWFSLDFSVQLDLKAAAVADDLTRSLDYSVAIQALQDLSRQMRCLTIEHFSEQMLDRLESLYGAMPMWLRLTKCAAPVPGFNGRVFVERSRHGGRSAL
- a CDS encoding ROK family protein, translated to MPDVQVIGVDLGGTAIKLARIRADGTVMAEAQCPTPQPAVPGAVTMALCEAIEQIDPGHAAQAVGIGLPGPMDASARVARVCINLPGWEDVPLADWLESRINRQVTLANDGNCAVVGEAWLGAARGVEDVVLLTLGTGVGGGVILRGELLTGHNGAAAEPGLIGVQPDGPACNSGNRGSLEQFASITGLRRLCDRDPRELSAEADAGDPAALEVWTLYGERLGCGVASLVYVFTPQLVLLGGGLAGAARHFLPAVRREVESRVQAVSREGLRIEAACLGNGAGRLGAARLALQRLNGMMAPD